CACGCCATTTCTTTTTTTCTCGCTTTGCAACTAACGCCATCCCGACTGCAATTGATAGCCCTTGTCCAAGAGGACCGGAACTATTCTCGATTCCAGGCAGGGTATCTTTATGGGGGTGTCCTTGTAATCTTGAACCTAATTTTCTGAGAGTCATTAACTCTTCTTTGGGGAAATATCCTGCCTCAGCTAAGGTAGCATACAATCCGGGGCAAACGTGTCCATTTGACAAAATAAAGCGATCCCGACCGTCCCAATTCGGATTTTTCGGATCATGATCTAAAACATTAAAGTAAAGCGCAGTAAACACGTCAGCTAGACCCATTGAACCTGCAGGGTGACCTGATTTAGCTGCATGAAGCATCTTAACAATATTTTTTCGGATATTATTTGATAATAAATAGAGTTCGGTTATATCAGTAACTTTTACGGTTCCAATCGTTGGTAGATCAAGAAGTGTTTGTTTTGGAGGTTCAGTAATTAGTTTGGGAACAGCAACACAGGCGACTGGTTCCTCTAAACGACAAGCTTGTAATTTATTGTAACCTCGAATCCCTGAATCGTAGATGCTCTTGACGGCTTCAGGAATATTTTCTGCAGCAAAAATTGAACTTGAAGCTGCAAGGATGTTTGCTCCTGCTTCACTAGCCCTCTCGGAAGTGGCAGGATTTATTCCGCCATCAACTTCAATTTTGAGGTCGGGGAATTTTTCTCGAAGCGTACGGATTTTTGATTCGACGTCAGCAATGTACTTTTGACCGCTAAAACCAGGGTTGACGGTCATAACTAAGACTTGCTTGACCTCATTATCATGAATATAGGGATATAGTTTTTCGATGGGTGTCGGCGGATTAATAGCAAGACCTATTTTTGCACCCAAAGCGTGTGCCTTTTTTATTTCGTTCCAATCAGCAATGGTCTCGACATGAACTAAATGAGTGTGTTCGCCAGGAATTTTCGAAATCCATTTTTCAGGATTCTTTACCATCCAGTGGAATTCGTATGACATTCCTGAGGGAAGGTCTGTTAGGCTTTCAAGTCCGATTGTGCCATTAGGGACGAATTCATTGTCCATAATATCTATGTGCACGGTTGTTACACTGGGTTTAACTTTCTCGATGTGTGCTATCAGTTCTTCTCGGTTTTTCACCAAGATTGCGGGTATAACTTCTACGTCCATCTGAATCAACTATTAAATCTCAGTTTTGTCGGATTTACTCGCTTTTTTAGCCTGCGTGTTACAACATGAACGCAACTAGCTTTTAAGCCTTGTTTGACTAGATTACCGCTTCACTGGGTTTTCCAGCTACTTTTCGTATTCGCTCTTTTGCGTTTAAAACAAAACGACATTGAGAGCGCACAAAACCTCGCCCTGATGTTAACGTCAAAGGAGAAACTTGCAGGCGCGAGTTTTTATAGCCAAGTTGATTTTGATAGAACAACCTTACATTTTGGGCAAATCGATAAAACAGCTTCGCCACTAACGATTATTTCGGGTACGCCTTCGTTGTTGCATTTTGGACAACTGCAAATTCTTGAGCCCAATTTTTCTCGCCAATCGCTGTTTTTATTTCTAACTATGGTTAGATCTGAATTATCGCTTTTTCATCAAAGTCTTATTATATTTTTTCCATTTTACAGTAAAATAGGGTTTTCGCGGGTTTTCCTCACGGATGATGAGGGAGAAAGTGAAGTGTTGTTTTACTTCACGGTAAAAAGTCTTTTAGCCGCTTTTTTATACTCACTACTGCCGCAGGACTGGGCACGCTGTCGCTAACTACAATTTCTTTTGCACCTGCAGCTCGAATTCTGTCAAATGCACACCCAACTAGTAGCCCATGAACTGAAGCGCAAACGATTTTTTTGGCACCTGCCTTTTTACATACTTGGGCGGCCTTAACCATTGTCTCTCCGCTAATGATCATGTCGTCAATTAAAATTACGTCTCGACCAGCGATGTCTGCATCAAGTTTTTCGGAAGTGATTTGCCTAAAAGCAATGGGTCCATGGATGTACTCTCCGAGAGTTTTTTCCATACTAACGCCGCCCAATTTTTCAACGAAGTGAGCGGCACCTTGATCGGGGGCAATAAAAACAGGATCAGATACACGCGGCTTAACATATTCAAATAGATCGTTAACAATCGATCGGTTATCAATATCTAAACCTGCGACATTCTTTTTGCCGCTAGACTCCAAAAAGTGACAATTAAACGTAACGAGCTCATCAAGACCAGCACTCAACAGCAGTTTGATAGCCATCGTCGCCGAATCAGTCTCTCCAGGTCTAGATAGCTCATCCTGCCTCGAGTATGGAAGGTACGGGATGATTGCAGTTACTTTTGCTGCAACTGGTTTCACAGCGCTTAAAATTTGGAAAAACTGCAGGAGACGTGAATCTTGGTCGGGATAGCACCTGTGCAGAATTGTGACATGTTTTTCTTTTAGATTTTCAATTTGGGGAATGTAAATGTAATTCTCGCAATCATGAAATTTTTTTATCTCAACATTTGGTTCCGCGAGATCCGAACAAGTCGGGCTGACGAGCAGAAATTTTTCCATACCCCCTAAGTAGATAGATCAGTATAAAAAGGCTATCATGCTTGATTTGAAAAATCCAAAAAAGAACTTTTACGGTTAAAAGTGATGCCACCGCCGAAAGTATGTATTCCAGAGGCGCAGTTATACCGTAAAAAATCTCTCAGCATTACTGCATTATTGTTTGTTTGCCTTATGGTCGCTTTATTGACAGATGTGCAGGCGGTTGAACCCCAAGATATTCCCCGCGATTTCCCTTTTTTTAAACCACTATCAGGGTCATTGTTATGGTGGGGGCGAAGGAGTGGGATGAGGATTCTATCAGTAACCAATTTTCACTTTTCGGGGATAAATTGGATAGTAAAAGGTCTTGGATAAATCTGGAAGAAGACGAAATTAAAGATGTTGAAAAAGGCAAAAGCGCGCTAAGGCAACATTTGAAAACTTAGGGCTTTTTTTTGATTCCCTAAAATTACATTTTAGGAAAATAGAACATATTTTGAGACTAAAATAGAGCAAATTCTTTAAAAAAATCACAAACCTTTTAAATAAAAAGCATAAAACATCAGTAATAATCGGGAGTTGAATCAATCGTCCATTAAGTTAGAAGAATGGTGCACCCTTTATCCACCAGGACATATTCCGCAAGGCCAACTATTTGGTTATGAAAACCAAATGAAAGCATTGAAAACCATCTCGATCAATCAGGGCATCTGCCATAAGGTACTGTTTTTTGGGGTGCCTGGAAACGGTAAAACCAACTTTTCAGCCGCGCTTGCCAATTCCTTAAGTGAAGAGGGAAAAATGCACTATGCTTTAGAGATGATTTCCTCCGATAAAATTCCAGCTGAGCTTCGTGATTCAGATCTACTCATTAGAAGTCTCGAAAGAGCAGTAGGGGAAGCACTTAAACAGCAACCCGTCATCATTTGCTTTGACGAAATTGATTTTATGACACCAAAGTTAAATACGCCCGGACTCACCCCTCACATGGCCTCATTGTGTGCTTGGGTAAGACGTTTTCTGAACAATGACAACGTCAAATCCTCAAAAGCACTAATTGTAGGAGTAACAAATAACCCATCGATGATTGAATTATCGGTAATAAATCGTTTTAAAACGGGAATCTATTTTGAGCCAACGCCCCCCGCCATCATAGAATTAATAATTAAAAATAATTTGACGACTAACAAAGAAGTTAGTGACAAATTTTTGAGAAAAGTAAATGGATTGGGTTTCTGGCCGATGGGAAGAGATGTCATGAACTCTTGCATGTCAACAAAAGAGTGCTACGACGGCGACATCACCAAAATTCCAACAGAAATGGTAGCCAGTACGATGGTCGCTACTATTGGGATGCCCCTTCCTAAAAGAGCAATAGACGAGTTCGAGCACGATGAAGCCAACCTGATTGAACAAAGCAAAAGATACACTATTCCATATTGGATTGATTTCTATGAAAAAATTAAAGCCTAAAAAAATGAAATACATATTCCATATCAACGGTGTTTATATGCAAGTATGCTTACTCTTCACTCAAGCAAGCAAAAACTTAAAAAATCCGATACGACTATTAGGGTTGTTTTATTGGATGAAAATTCCGGGGGCCCACTTTCACAACATAGAGCGATTTGGAGGGTTTGGATTTGAGTAAAAAAGAAGCCATTACACTAATCGGTGATTATAAACAGTTTGATCAAATTCCAGATAAGCCTCTTTTTGGTTATTCAGAACAGATGCAGGTGGGTCTTGCACTAGGCACGGAAGTAGCACGCGGCAGTTTCAAATCGGTTTTCGTTTTTGGCTACCAAGGGATAGGCAAAAAAGCTTATCCAATCGCACTGGCAAACGAGTTAAACAAAAGGCTTAATCTGAGATTCTCTTATCTCGGGATACATTGCGAGAAGTTTCTACTTGAAATCAGGACTGCAAATCAAGCAAAAGAAATACTTGAGAAAGCTCAGGAACTTATAGCACAAAACAAACCCATTATTGTAGCCATTGACGAGATTCACTATTTATCTCGTGAAAATGTCAGGTTGAACCCAGTTTTTTCGACTTTGCATATTTGGCTGACACTTTTACTAAAGCGGTCACTACCGAAAGTCATGGTTATGGGCATAACGGAGCGTCCCAGTTTGGTTGATAAAAGCGTGGTTGAAGGATTTTCTGTCCCACTTTACTTTGATATTACTTCACGTAAAATGATTTCCCAAATTATAAAGAGCTATTTAAAGAACAAAAAAGGTCAAGTTGTCGCAACTGAATTATTAGGTCAACTTGATGACCTTAGCATTATGCCTGTAAGCGCTGACGTGATAAGAGCTCTTTCAGCCCTGAAAGGCGAAACATTTGAAAACCTCTCGGAAGACGACACTGTAAAAGCAATTCGAAGCTATTTAGAGCAATATGTTTCAAAAGACGCTGTTGAAGAATACACCAAAGCTAACCATGAACTGATTCATCTTTCCCGCAATTATACAATACCTTACTACGCCAAACTCAAAGAAAATATAGCAAACTAGGGTAAACAATTTTCTATAGCTGAATTTGAATGCTATTTCAGTGCCAGTTCTAATAATATCAATAGCAAATCTTTGTAAGTAGTTAAAGCCAGTTCGCATATCTTCTAAAGCCAACCTTTTTTGGACTTTGAAAGCTGCAATAATGCTGTTACCTTGTTTGACTATGTCACTTGCCATTGGTTCTCTGAATAAGTGTGGCCAAATTGTTTGGCTTGTGCTTGGCACGATTGTGAACACTGCGCGGTCGCTAAGATGCTTATTGGGGGAAAATCTGTAATAGCCAAAAACGCTTTTTCAAGAAGGAAGCCAGAACTTTGGCGTCGGATTTAATTCATACAGGTATTCAAGGAAGTTCAAAATATTTTGGGTCAGTGTGTCAGAGAGGGAGAAGGCTTTCAAAGCTTTTGAGGGCTCGGCGGTAAAAAAAATTGAAGTATTAGCGAGAGTTATGCCGCATTTTTTACAAAACAGCGAGTTCTTTGAGTTTTTAGTTTCGCAACTGGGGCATTTCTTGTGTTTACGTTTTTTTCTCCACGCTAAACGTTACGTTTAGCAAGCTTCCC
This genomic stretch from Candidatus Bathyarchaeota archaeon harbors:
- a CDS encoding transketolase gives rise to the protein MGTVKVTDITELYLLSNNIRKNIVKMLHAAKSGHPAGSMGLADVFTALYFNVLDHDPKNPNWDGRDRFILSNGHVCPGLYATLAEAGYFPKEELMTLRKLGSRLQGHPHKDTLPGIENSSGPLGQGLSIAVGMALVAKREKKKWRVYCVCSDGEHNEGQIWEAALLAAKFKLGNLTVIMDRNNIQIDGFTENVLPLEPLEEKYRAFGWHLINIDGHNIQQIISACNEAKTVIDKPTMIIAHTVPGKDISFMEFITEWHGKSPGDKEALTALEDLEEERKFYRNGESE
- the prs gene encoding ribose-phosphate diphosphokinase, with the translated sequence MEKFLLVSPTCSDLAEPNVEIKKFHDCENYIYIPQIENLKEKHVTILHRCYPDQDSRLLQFFQILSAVKPVAAKVTAIIPYLPYSRQDELSRPGETDSATMAIKLLLSAGLDELVTFNCHFLESSGKKNVAGLDIDNRSIVNDLFEYVKPRVSDPVFIAPDQGAAHFVEKLGGVSMEKTLGEYIHGPIAFRQITSEKLDADIAGRDVILIDDMIISGETMVKAAQVCKKAGAKKIVCASVHGLLVGCAFDRIRAAGAKEIVVSDSVPSPAAVVSIKKRLKDFLP
- a CDS encoding ATP-binding protein; the protein is MNQSSIKLEEWCTLYPPGHIPQGQLFGYENQMKALKTISINQGICHKVLFFGVPGNGKTNFSAALANSLSEEGKMHYALEMISSDKIPAELRDSDLLIRSLERAVGEALKQQPVIICFDEIDFMTPKLNTPGLTPHMASLCAWVRRFLNNDNVKSSKALIVGVTNNPSMIELSVINRFKTGIYFEPTPPAIIELIIKNNLTTNKEVSDKFLRKVNGLGFWPMGRDVMNSCMSTKECYDGDITKIPTEMVASTMVATIGMPLPKRAIDEFEHDEANLIEQSKRYTIPYWIDFYEKIKA
- a CDS encoding AAA family ATPase translates to MSKKEAITLIGDYKQFDQIPDKPLFGYSEQMQVGLALGTEVARGSFKSVFVFGYQGIGKKAYPIALANELNKRLNLRFSYLGIHCEKFLLEIRTANQAKEILEKAQELIAQNKPIIVAIDEIHYLSRENVRLNPVFSTLHIWLTLLLKRSLPKVMVMGITERPSLVDKSVVEGFSVPLYFDITSRKMISQIIKSYLKNKKGQVVATELLGQLDDLSIMPVSADVIRALSALKGETFENLSEDDTVKAIRSYLEQYVSKDAVEEYTKANHELIHLSRNYTIPYYAKLKENIAN